One Hippoglossus hippoglossus isolate fHipHip1 chromosome 13, fHipHip1.pri, whole genome shotgun sequence genomic window carries:
- the urb1 gene encoding nucleolar pre-ribosomal-associated protein 1 yields the protein MGQKRQSEDSPESETPAKKEKVPEFNGTVFKAMLKEATTAKKGLETFISIAKKLPSSDLYDVVEGYIKISMECAEIFKLLEGEKHEEMELMLIFESLEMILLRTASDLSHFNMVGSAIVKKTVSSYMKLVQGSLHSANHRFVRHCLGLLSALVSQGPEAAREVFSHIHINKALSGLAKRRDKKGRPDVRMAYIQFVLSFLVSGDNVTIGQILELKELLPEVLSTGLKEDRMSLVDLILSTLKTRVLLNKMLSKTQKVRFFTAAVLANIASLYKWNGIVDATTDDTKVVENSEHAGKSVIRDLAHSFLVDVCCSRKHGITFHDASFGTAGRAGNIVLLQFLVGLKQATEDELVAELVVNILKASPDILARYFKETQYSYAPRLKSAWQDNVRLLKKIYQAQPELSAVFQTSEVFPLPRLLSMMMVVSLPPVCNKAFFTQGLSFNNTAVQLTTLSMTNFFLKRASKNIEYLLEVHSSDVYTADMMVDLVEQYRETLSKILPDMTSIVAKWQSLSKKEKTEGEDKKTKTEGSSEKTDNKKEEPVAETAEVVMLKALILQVICLYQRVVPHLVNQCKFDFSKLFKGIVSEKGMRQEVPPVLQYQILQLALDLPASKFSWFRIQDAADTESPSAEKSVLYLLLQMFVSSSSSHLKTSTRMLVLKVLKDSGVFEYNWTELNLWLDQLTRVEPKHQETVILFLERVLVKLVCSSYTYTDKVASLVQEAAYLQANLSNQEGDAASIPISHIDDVLDMLDVIMEGNDGEMEEFGPSLSEDLIIQTFPFSVVVPAALEARNKLPENKGVVHEYLSAVLTDVLHCQREPLPLCLALLQYDKELVVSKPGDSPHHAVIHLHQYYSKWLPQQSQEDLFKSSEGRSEESPTSSSYTALMKAAYSQGPSTLLEETFRKNMEETLALMSMDEFQVAIKQILLYIKSTVENFGTFSKDTGAALLTTLMGQLQGLVMKLQGFEENMETEPAAAENLQEGSELFLELNQSPAVEANKEQMLVSALGSIFKHPCLEQWFLALELTAFPPHTLNPVRLKHLCAHLTDNTLALLKTSAPVLRDLSQLELLHNYMSAVERSVLKELTEKGSQAAKKQSRCFQALLSLHSYMDPCNLREVVYKLLLLPQKSLISPGSKGTPAKLSVYGHAALQILTESKSNPTQDNSIFLTQAHLHGLSTLLLSCSSPALEEFLHQAVSSEPGSARLIHTDVLLHCLQQPASDTQAISALLLQNSSTHRLCFEVWCLEPANMEQLSDQTETFLPLISTYLQVASREDPARPKDVQEEVLKSLKKELLPKLAQCILGNLTEDSGAQFVEALASLIKLSANTQDIGDLIKDLPNALQKVDSFERWQLVDVITEKLADFPEELETWRKSVTTAAVKCLIASYSHCKDQAASPAEQEQSILERLQRLLTSAEDVTAAEWNSLVKNGLKYRYRDHHFLDTLSSLLKVMYGDSEVQKDLIPLPTLHMMTSSHSLFLPTMLDSDEEPSRCQAKEALVSLLLCLVRKCPTVCNISHFVLLLGAYGATLNTSDQKLLLLLQEYERNQVSLLKFQSFLWGSAAVEHHKTRTSLGASLWKQASSDDLLALLKPEGMLQTIAQFPQRRRLILQEGSELLTNNNTVKDLGNVYDPCFLLPLFSSILQPECVIDCLKFVSSHALGFTVMCLSSYDPKVRAAAYHVLSCFYQHLEGARFREKGQLLYLMDTVKNGIHNPNQRLPFVMTTYVTKGAQQMLKPEDHMYMVLNRFLLSHQSLDFRRVPEFFKLFYGFDLEHKMEREWILSVLEEGISDGHCYELCEQQGIFRSILGFSSSPLCDDQSQAQIIRVLSQAARVNKAAYNLTKSCGLLTWMTQLVEKRNRDLRLLSAVVDLLHVLWFTNLGQKEKKVDAAETSVSAEEKPPSSVKCLPLPFVCEFLCATLAISRHLRLAGLKAAELSMYLETLCSILKHRGTALNVNKEAERLSLLPQPLSCAEVLVLLLCWASLSGNKELSAQIQVLSEKHKVKALLGMGRDKARSKGSFSQARTQKETLAEDAETENPGESPLTACRLSLSSILLHWKPVFPPSEPQQVQPGDKLDPSQLASDAAHLLTKWSLRCLVEASYDESRTKSFLRWVETAVIKHREILDVMLLDPGLKADLLRLYHRAFEAHCDSSVVARVETFQRFTNIMICLIEAQGHLPDLHQAVVSACLPEATHDSARCDAGLHLLSLYIHELWSGASSAELFLSHVSLVTKCKRGKESKQAQPAVRAICEDIISWRS from the exons ATGGGTCAAAAGCGCCAAAGTGAAGACTCTCCGGAGTCAGAAACTCCTGCGAAGAAAGAGAAAGTCCCGGAGTTCAACGGGACTGTGTTCAAAGCCATGCTAAAGGAAGCTACCACAGCCAAGAAGG GACTGGAGACGTTCATCTCCATCGCCAAGAAGCTGCCGTCCTCTGACCTGTACGATGTGGTGGAGGGTTACATTAAGATCTCCATGGAGTGTGCAGAGATATTCAAGCTgctggagggagagaagcacGAGGAGATGGAG TTGATGCTGATCTTTGAGAGTCTGGAGATGATCCTGCTGAGGACAGCCAGTGACCTGTCCCACTTCAACATGGTCGGCAGCGCCATCGTGAAAAAGACAGTTTCCAGCTACATGAAGCTTGTGCAGGGATCTCTGCATTCGGCGAATCACAG GTTTGTCCGTCACTGCCTCGGCCTCCTGTCCGCCCTGGTGTCTCAAGGCCCAGAAGCTGCCAGAGAAGTCTTCAGTCACATTCACATCAACAAGGCTCTGTCTGGTCTGGCAAAGAGACGGGACAAGAAG GGAAGACCTGATGTCCGCATGGCTTACATCCAGTTTGTTCTCTCCTTTCTGGTGTCTGGAGATAATGTAACAATTGGACAGATATTAGAGCTCAAAG AGCTCCTGCCAGAGGTCCTGAGTACGGGTCTGAAGGAGGACAGGATGTCTCTCGTCGATCTGATCCTGTCCACACTGAAGACCAGA GTTTTACTGAACAAGATGTTaagtaaaacacagaaagtgCGTTTTTTCACTGCCGCTGTTTTGGCGAACATCGCGTCTCTGTATAAATGGAACGGGATTGTTGATGCGACCACTGATGATACCAAA GTGGTGGAGAACTCCGAGCATGCTGGGAAATCTGTCATCCGGGATCTAGCTCACAGTTTCCTTGTTGACGTGTGTTGCTCTCGTAAACATGGCATCACCTTTCATGATGCCAGCTTTGGCACCGCTGGCAG agctgGTAACATTGTGTTACTTCAGTTCTTGGTCGGGCTGAAGCAGGCGACAGAAGATGAACTGGTGGCCGAGCTGGTGGTGAACATACTCAAAGCCAGTCCTGATATTCTGGCCAGATACTTCAAGGAGACTCAGTATTCATACGCACCCCGTCTCAAAAGTGCTTGGCAGGACAATGTCAGGTTGCTGAAAAAG ATCTACCAGGCCCAACCGGAGCTCTCCGCAGTCTTTCAAACCTCTGAGGTTTTCCCTCTCCCTCGACTTCTCTCCATGATGATGGtggtctctcttcctcctgtctgcAACAAGGCCTTCTTCACACAGGGCCTCAGT TTTAACAACACGGCCGTGCAGCTCACAACTCTGTCCATGACGAATTTCTTCTTGAAAAGAGCCAGTAAGAACATCGAGTACCTGTTGGAGGTGCACAGCTCGGATGTTTACACTGCTGACATGATGGTGGACTTGGTGGAGCAGTACAGGGAGACACTCAGCAAG ATTTTGCCTGATATGACGAGCATCGTTGCAAAGTGGCAGTCGCTCAGCAAGAAGGAAAAGACGGAGGGCGAAgacaaaaagaccaaaacagaggGGAGCTCTGAAAAGACGGATAATAAAAAGGAAGAACCTG TTGCAGAGACGGCTGAGGTCGTCATGCTCAAGGCTCTGATCCTTCAGGTCATTTGTCTTTACCAGAGAGTCGTGCCACATCTGGTCAACCAGTGCAAATTTGACTTCAGCAAGCTCTTTAAAG GCATCGTGTCAGAGAAAGGAATGAGACAAGAAGTCCCTCCAGTGCTGCAGTATCAGATACTGCAGTTGGCCCTTGATCTCCCTGCAAGCAAGTTCTCCTGGTTCCGCATACAG gaTGCTGCAGATACTGAATCCCCGTCTGCAGAGAAGTCGGTGCTGTATCTACTTCTCCAgatgtttgtcagcagcagcagcagccacctgAAGACCTCCACACGCATGCTGGTTCTCAAA GTGCTGAAGGACAGTGGCGTGTTCGAGTACAACTGGACTGAGCTCAATCTCTGGCTCGATCAGCTGACCAGAGTCGAGCCAAAGCACCAAGAGACGGTCATCCTGTTCTTGGAGAGG GTGTTGGTGAAACTTGTGTGCAGCTCCTACACTTACACAGATAAGGTTGCCAGTCTGGTGCAGGAGGCAGCTTACCTGCAGGCCAACCTGAGTAACCAGGAGGGGGACGCTGCCAGTATCCCCATCTCTCACATCGATG ATGTCTTGGACATGCTTGATGTCATTATGGAGGGAAATGACGGTGAGATGGAGGAGTTTGGTCCGTCTCTGAGTGAAGACCTCATTATACAAACCTTCCCCTTCAGTGTGGTGGTACCTGCTGCCCTGGAGGCCCGGAACAAACTGCCAGAAAACAAAG gTGTTGTGCATGAGTACTTGTCTGCTGTGCTCACTGACGTGCTGCACTGTCAGAGAGAGCCGCTGCCCCTCTGCCTGGCTCTGCTGCAGTATGACAAAGAGCTCGTAGTCTCCAAACCCGGGGATTCTCCTCATCATGCCGTCATACACCTTCATCAGTATTACTCCAAATGGCTGCCACAGCAGAGCCAGGAGGACCTG TTCAAGTCTTCTGAAGGCCGTTCAGAGGAGTCGCCAACCTCCAGTTCGTACACTGCACTGATGAAAGCTGCGTATAGCCAGGGACCGAGCACTCTGCTTGAAGAAACCTTCAGGAAGAACATGGAGGAAACTCTAGCCCTCATGTCGATGGATGAGTTCCAAGTAGCAATCAAGCAGATCCTACTCTACATCAAATCAACAGTGGAAAACTTTGGCACG TTCTCCAAAGACACGGGCGCTGCCCTTTTGACGACCTTGATGGGACAACTCCAGGGTTTGGTGATGAAGCTCCAAGGCTTTGAGGAGAACATGGAAACAGAGCCAGCGGCAGCAGAGAACCTTCAAGAAGGATCTGAGCTTTTCCTGGAACTCAACCAGTCGCCCGCTGTAGAAGCCAATAAAGAGCAG ATGCTTGTTTCGGCTCTTGGCTCGATCTTCAAGCATCCGTGTTTGGAGCAGTGGTTTCTGGCTCTGGAGTTGACTGCTTTTCCTCCTCACACTCTGAACCCTGTCCGACTGAAGCATCTGTGTGCTCATCTGACCGATAACACTCTGGCTCTGCTGAAGACCAGCGCCCCCGTTCTTCGTGATCTGAGTCAACTGGAGCTCCTACACAACTACATGTCGGCGGTAGAGAGATCTGTTCTCAAGGAGTTAACTGAGAAGGGCTCTCAGGCTGCCAAGAAACAGTCCCGATGTTTTCAGGCCCTCCTGTCTCTGCACAGCTACATGGACCCCTGTAATCTGAGGGAGGTGGTGTACAAGTTGCTGCTCCTCCCTCAGAAGAGCCTCATCTCTCCTGGCAGCAAGGGCACCCCAGCCAAGCTGAGTGTCTACGGTCATGCAGCACTGCAGATCCTCACAGAGAGTAAATCCAACCCCACCCAGGACAACAGCATCTTTCTGACACAGGCGCACCTGCACGGCCTGAGCACGCTGCTGTTGTCCTGCTCCAGTCCTGCGCTGGAAGAGTTCCTGCATCAGGCTGTGTCCAGCGAGCCCGGCAGTGCCCGACTCATCCACACTGATGTTCTGCTGCACTGTCTCCAGCAGCCGGCCTCAGACACTCAGGCCATCAgcgctctgctgctgcagaactcCTCCACCCACCGCCTCTGCTTTGAGGTGTGGTGCTTAGAACCTGCAAACATGGAGCAGCTCTCAGACCAGACTGAAACATTCCTTCCCCTGATCAGTACCTACTTACAGGTGGCAAGTAGGGAGGACCCGGCGAGACCCAAAGATG tgCAAGAAGAAGTTTTAAAATCCCTAAAGAAAGAATTGCTCCCCAAATTGGCccagtgcattctgggaaacCTGACAGAAGATTCTGGAGCCCAGTTTGTTGAAGCACTCGCCAGTTTGATCAAACTCTCTGCAAACACCCAGGACATCGGGGATTTGATAAAAGACCTTCCCAATGCTCTTCAGAAAGTGGACAGTTTTGAAAG ATGGCAGCTTGTAGACGTTATCACCGAGAAACTGGCCGATTTCCCAGAAGAACTAGAAACCTGGAGGAAATCTGTCACAACTGCTGCCGTCAAGTGTCTCATCGCCTCTTATAGTCACTGTAAAGATCAGGCTGCTTCTccagcagagcaggagcagagcatCCTGGAGAGACTGCAGAGACTCCTG ACTTCAGCCGAAGACGTCACTGCAGCTGAATGGAACAGTTTGGTCAAGAATGGACTGAA ATATCGGTACAGAGATCATCACTTCCTGGACACTTTGAGCAGCCTGTTGAAAGTGATGTATGGCGACAGTGAAGTCCAGAAGGATCTGATACCTTTGCCGACACTTCACATGATGACCAGCAGCCATTCTCTCTTCCTGCCCACCATGCTCGACTCGGATGAAGAGCCCAGCAGATGTCAAGCGAAAG AAGCGTTagtgtctcttcttctctgcctgGTGAGGAAATGCCCAACAGTCTGCAACATCAGtcactttgttttattactgGGAGCATATGGAGCCACGCTGAATACTTCag ATCAGAAGCTGTTACTGCTTCTTCAGGAATACGAAAGAAACCAAGTCAGCCTGCTGAAGTTTCA GTCCTTCCTGTGGGGCTCAGCAGCTGTGGAGCACCACAAGACTAGGACGAGTCTGGGAGCGTCTCTGTGGAAACAGGCGAGCTCCGACGACCTGTTGGCTCTGCTGAAACCTGAAGGGATGCTCCAGACTATCGCACAATTTCCACAGCGGCGTAGACTCATCCTACAG GAAGGCAGTGAGCTGCTGACCAACAATAACACAGTGAAGGACCTTGGGAACGTGTATGATCCCTgttttcttctgcctctcttCAGTTCCATACTTCAGCCAG AATGTGTGATTGACTGCCTCAAGTTTGTGTCCAGCCACGCTCTGGGATTTACAGTAATGTGTCTGAGTAGCTACGACCCGAAGGTGAGAGCAGCAGCGTACCACGTGCTGAGCTGCTTCTACCAACACCTGGAGGGCGCTCGGTTCAGGGAGAAGGGACAG CTTCTGTACCTGATGGACACGGTGAAGAACGGGATTCATAATCCGAATCAAAGACTTCCCTTTGTCATGACCACGTACGTCACGAAAGGAGCTCAGCAGATGCTAAAACCTG AGGACCACATGTATATGGTTTTAAACCGATTCCTCCTGTCCCATCAGAGTTTGGACTTCAGAAGAGTCCCCGAGTTCTTCAAGCTATTCTATGGTTTTGACTTAGAG CACAAGATGGAACGTGAGTGGATCCTGAGCGTGCTGGAGGAAGGGATAAGTGATGGGCACTGCTACGAATTGTGCGAGCAACAAGGCATCTTCAGGAGCATTTTAGGCTTCAGCAGCAGTCCCCTGTGTGATGACCAGTCACAG GCGCAGATTATCAGGGTGTTGAGTCAGGCCGCCCGTGTGAACAAAGCAGCTTATAACCTCACCAAAAGCTGTGGACTCCTAACCTGGATGACACAGTTGGTTGAAAAAAG GAATCGAGACCTGCGTCTGCTCAGTGCCGTCGTAGATCTGCTCCACGTGCTGTGGTTTACAAACCTCGggcagaaggagaagaaggtggATGCAGCTGAAACCTCCGTGTCTGCAGAAGAGAAACCTCCGAGCTCAGTGAAGTGTCTTCCTCTACCTTTCGTCTGTGAATTCCTGTGTGCGACGTTGGCCATCAGCAGACACCTCAG GTTGGCGGGTCTGAAGGCTGCCGAGCTCAGCATGTATCTGGAGACCCTGTGCTCCATACTGAAGCATCGTGGGACAGCTCTCAATGTAAACAAAGAGGCCGAGCGACTCTCCCTGCTCCCGCAGCCTCTCTCCTGTGCCGAGGTCCTcgtgctgctcctctgctggGCTTCGCTGTCTGGCAACAAGGAACTCTCTGCTCAAATACAAGTCCTGTCTGAAAAGCACAAAGTGAAGGCATTGCTGG gGATGGGGAGAGATAAGGCCCGGAGTAAAGGCTCCTTTTCCCAGGCCCGCACACAGAAGGAGACCCTGGCCGAAGATGCTGAAACTGAGAATCCAGGCGAGAGTCCCCTGACAGCTTGTAGACTTAGCCTCAGCAGTATCCTCCTTCACTGGAAGCCAGTGTTTCCTCCCTCTGAACCGCAGCAGGTTCAGCCAGGAGACAAACTGGATCCCAGTCAGCTGGCCAGTGATGCTGCACACCTGCTCACCAAGTGGTCCCTGAGGTGCTTGGTGGAGGCCTCGTATGATGAGAGCAGAACAAAGAGCTTCCTGCGCTGGGTTGAAACGGCTGTGATAAAACACAGGGAGATTTTGGATGTCATGCTGCTCGATCCCGGCTTGAAAGCTGACCTCCTGCGACTCTACCACCGGGCCTTTGAAGCTCATTGTGACTCCAGCGTTGTGGCAAGAGTGGAAACTTTCCAGCGATTTACCAACATTATGATTTGCTTAATTGAGGCCCAGGGCCACCTTCCAGATCTGCATCAGGCAGTCGTCTCCGCCTGCCTGCCAGAGGCCACTCATGATTCGGCTAGATGTG ACGCTGGGCTGCATCTGTTGTCGTTGTACATTCATGAGCTGTGGAGCGGAGCCTCATCAGCAGAGCTCTTCCTGTCTCATGTCAGTTTGGTGACCAAGTGTAAGAGAGGGAAAGAATCCAAACAAGCACAACCAGCTGTCAGAGCCATCTGTGAAGACATCATCAGCTGGAGGAGTTAA